From Nicotiana tabacum cultivar K326 chromosome 15, ASM71507v2, whole genome shotgun sequence, the proteins below share one genomic window:
- the LOC142169804 gene encoding uncharacterized protein LOC142169804: MRVRASTNYIHTVIDGVKRFIVCLQNKRCSYGQFQLDELPCPHALAALRHRSESYENYCSPYYTRERLLQTYEIPVDPLPDKSKWNVPQYIAEEVVMPPTGKRQPGRPQK, translated from the coding sequence GTGAGGGCTTCAACAAATTATATCCATACTGTGATAGATGGTGTGAAGCGCTTCATTGTTTGCCTTCAAAACAAGAGATGTAGTTATGGACAATTCCAGCTTGATGAACTTCCTTGTCCACATGCTTTGGCGGCTTTGAGGCACAGGAGCGAGTCTTATGAAAACTATTGTTCTCCTTATTATACGAGGGAGAGACTTCTGCAGACTTATGAAATACCAGTAGACCCGTTGCCTGATAAAAGCAAATGGAATGTGCCGCAATATATAGCAGAAGAAGTTGTAATGCCACCTACTGGGAAAAGGCAGCCAGGGAGACCTCAAAAATAA